Proteins encoded within one genomic window of Nitrospina gracilis 3/211:
- a CDS encoding circularly permuted type 2 ATP-grasp protein has translation MNFKDYDPGPFYDEIFETPGHARPGVESLVDLLHNLEKGDLQRRQRAAETILLNLGITFNVYGAEQGVEKIFPFDIIPRTISAKDWDYIERGVKQRIFALNEFIKDIYSDQKILKDGVVPKELILSSEPYRKECIGLHPPKGIWAHITGTDLVRDRDGQFYVLEDNLRCPSGVSYVLGNRQVLKQTFPGIFSAMRVRPVDAYPNLLLQVMDHLVPESVRDPCRVILTPGIHNSAYFEHSFLARQMGIELVQGSDLVVSDGFVYMKTTRGFQRVDAIYRRIDDDFLDPKVFRSDSLLGCPGLMEVYMKGHVALINAPGTGVADDKAVYRYVPKIIRYYMNEDCILPNVPTYLAENPKERSHIIDNLKDMVVKETNASGGYGMLIGPASTYRERKLFEDKIKANPRNYIGQPVIQLSRSPILVKNRYEGRHVDLRPFVLYGKDIEVIPGGLTRVALKKNSLVVNSSQGGGSKDTWVLYDSQNE, from the coding sequence ATGAACTTTAAAGACTACGATCCCGGCCCATTTTACGACGAAATCTTCGAGACCCCGGGCCACGCCCGGCCGGGCGTGGAATCCCTGGTCGACCTCCTCCACAATCTGGAAAAAGGCGACCTCCAGCGACGCCAGCGGGCCGCAGAAACCATCCTGCTCAACCTCGGCATCACCTTCAACGTATACGGCGCCGAACAGGGTGTGGAAAAGATATTTCCGTTCGACATCATTCCCCGCACCATCAGCGCAAAGGATTGGGATTACATAGAGCGCGGCGTCAAGCAACGCATCTTCGCGCTCAACGAATTCATCAAGGATATTTATTCCGACCAGAAAATCCTGAAGGACGGGGTGGTGCCGAAGGAACTGATTCTTTCCTCGGAACCTTACCGCAAGGAATGCATCGGCCTGCATCCGCCGAAAGGCATCTGGGCACACATCACCGGCACCGACCTGGTGCGTGACCGCGACGGGCAGTTTTATGTTCTGGAAGACAACCTGCGCTGTCCTTCCGGCGTGTCGTACGTGCTCGGCAACCGGCAGGTGCTCAAGCAAACTTTTCCCGGCATCTTCAGCGCCATGCGCGTGCGCCCGGTGGACGCCTACCCGAACCTGCTGTTGCAGGTGATGGATCACCTCGTGCCCGAATCGGTGCGCGATCCTTGCCGCGTTATCCTCACGCCGGGCATCCACAACTCGGCCTACTTCGAACATTCGTTCCTGGCCCGGCAGATGGGCATCGAACTGGTGCAGGGAAGCGATCTCGTCGTCTCCGACGGTTTCGTGTACATGAAAACGACAAGGGGATTCCAGCGTGTGGATGCCATTTACCGCCGGATCGACGACGACTTTCTGGACCCGAAGGTGTTCCGCTCCGATTCCCTGCTCGGTTGCCCCGGCCTGATGGAGGTGTACATGAAAGGCCACGTGGCGTTGATCAACGCACCCGGCACGGGCGTGGCGGATGACAAGGCGGTGTACCGCTACGTTCCGAAGATCATCCGCTACTACATGAACGAAGACTGCATTCTGCCCAACGTGCCGACGTACCTGGCGGAAAACCCGAAGGAGCGCAGTCACATCATCGACAACTTGAAGGACATGGTGGTCAAGGAAACCAACGCCTCCGGCGGTTACGGCATGCTCATCGGGCCCGCATCCACCTACCGTGAACGCAAGCTGTTCGAGGACAAGATCAAGGCGAACCCGCGCAACTACATCGGCCAGCCGGTGATCCAGTTGTCACGCTCGCCGATCCTGGTAAAGAACCGTTATGAAGGCCGCCACGTGGACCTGCGTCCGTTCGTGCTTTACGGCAAGGACATCGAGGTCATTCCCGGCGGGTTGACCCGCGTGGCGCTCAAGAAAAACTCGCTGGTCGTCAACTCGTCGCAGGGCGGCGGCAGTAAAGACACCTGGGTGCTGTACGATTCGCAAAATGAATGA
- a CDS encoding alpha-E domain-containing protein: MLSRVADSLYWMSTYLERAENVARFIDVNLQMILDLPLLLDQHNHWKPLINITGDEKYFYETYGEPTRENVMRFHTFDRNYPNSIISCITAARENARSIREVISSEMWEQINQFYLLVRMEESNGNALSNPFDFFYEVMTASHLFNGVMDSTMTHGEAWNFAHLGGMLERADKTSRILDVKYFILLPKLEYIGTPVDDTQWAVLLKSTSGLEMYRKQYKHISPDNVVDFLILNREFPRSIHFCLNEAEEALSKITGSPPGTYRNNAEQTLGRLRSRINYTTVAEIFSHGLHEYLDDFQADLIQITQEIGRTFFSLEPPQFERGARQA; the protein is encoded by the coding sequence ATGCTGAGCCGCGTCGCCGATTCTCTATACTGGATGAGCACGTACCTCGAGCGCGCCGAGAACGTCGCGCGGTTCATCGACGTCAACCTTCAGATGATCCTTGACCTTCCGCTGTTGCTGGATCAGCACAACCACTGGAAGCCGCTGATCAACATCACCGGCGACGAGAAATATTTTTACGAAACCTACGGCGAGCCCACGCGCGAAAACGTGATGCGGTTTCATACCTTCGACCGAAATTATCCGAACTCGATCATCTCCTGCATCACCGCCGCCCGCGAAAACGCGCGCAGCATCCGCGAGGTCATTTCGTCCGAAATGTGGGAACAGATCAACCAGTTTTACCTGCTCGTGCGCATGGAGGAATCCAACGGCAACGCGCTGTCCAATCCTTTCGACTTCTTTTACGAAGTGATGACCGCAAGCCACCTTTTCAACGGCGTCATGGACTCGACCATGACGCACGGTGAGGCGTGGAATTTCGCGCACCTGGGGGGCATGCTGGAGCGCGCCGACAAAACATCGCGTATCCTCGACGTGAAATATTTCATCCTGCTTCCCAAGCTGGAGTATATTGGAACGCCCGTGGACGACACCCAGTGGGCGGTCCTGCTCAAATCAACCAGCGGCCTCGAAATGTACCGGAAACAGTACAAACACATTTCACCGGACAACGTCGTGGATTTTTTGATTCTTAACCGGGAATTCCCCCGCTCGATTCATTTCTGCCTCAACGAAGCTGAAGAGGCGCTGTCGAAGATCACCGGCTCGCCGCCCGGCACTTACCGCAATAACGCGGAACAAACGCTCGGCCGCCTTCGCTCCCGTATCAACTACACCACCGTCGCGGAAATTTTCTCCCACGGCCTGCACGAATACCTGGACGATTTCCAGGCAGACCTCATTCAAATCACACAGGAAATCGGCCGCACGTTTTTCTCGCTGGAACCCCCGCAATTCGAAAGAGGAGCGCGACAGGCATGA
- the pilM gene encoding type IV pilus assembly protein PilM codes for MKFPSLPKLTQLPSIPIGKSAVGLDIGTHSIKIVELNARVGGWSIGNYGHQVIPKSIAESEGNLEMIGELIRLLCARNNIKSKRVFLTIGSYNVLIRKLQIPKMPENEVVEAIKWDAREAMMFPPEEAVLDYHVLGETTQEGLPFDEVLAVIAPREEMERLASIAWHAGLKVEGILPHPIALEEYDNVWVEDTHKEGFTTCFVDMGAQRTRVYFVTGVEVLFSREIPNGGTTVTQALAGEYVTESGRVVKVDEKRAEEIKLRYGLPLEGSDEETHDRIPASEIRGRVLPVIERQVEEIERSIESFMNSYIMTTVERVVFTGGGAGLKGLLDHVHERLDLTVTAYNPLAQLEISSRLKREGDAEDFGYSMVAAAGCAADQCEHVNLYPEHLRQTLSKRVQEMTRFAPVALLLILLASISLFLRIDNYEKEQFLSLETRHLNELRQRFVALDVPKRKLENLKEVKELLQAQLDQLPKKEITPIDLPQVLNDIARRVSWNMALEQVTFSEYGKNGKETENGETAEMETRVVQKGWGFLVRGTIFGNRRRVLQSLEEFLKELKSEPQFSDVKLLESQVSDKDKYTRKGLDFTLFIKTVSSENPLPEKKI; via the coding sequence ATGAAATTTCCCTCTCTTCCCAAACTCACACAGCTTCCTTCCATTCCTATTGGCAAATCGGCCGTGGGGCTGGACATCGGGACGCATTCGATCAAGATCGTCGAACTCAATGCCCGGGTGGGGGGGTGGTCCATCGGCAACTACGGCCACCAGGTGATCCCGAAGTCCATTGCCGAAAGCGAGGGCAACCTGGAGATGATCGGCGAACTCATCCGCCTGCTGTGCGCCCGCAACAACATCAAAAGCAAGCGCGTGTTCCTGACCATCGGCAGTTACAACGTGCTGATCCGGAAACTGCAGATCCCGAAGATGCCGGAAAACGAGGTGGTGGAGGCGATCAAGTGGGACGCCCGCGAGGCGATGATGTTTCCGCCGGAAGAAGCGGTGCTGGATTACCACGTGCTGGGCGAGACCACGCAGGAAGGCCTGCCTTTCGACGAGGTGCTCGCGGTCATCGCACCGAGGGAGGAAATGGAACGGCTGGCTTCCATTGCCTGGCATGCCGGGTTGAAGGTGGAGGGCATCCTGCCGCACCCGATCGCTCTCGAGGAATACGACAACGTCTGGGTGGAGGACACGCACAAGGAAGGGTTCACCACCTGTTTTGTGGACATGGGCGCCCAGCGCACGCGCGTGTATTTTGTGACCGGCGTCGAAGTCCTGTTCTCCCGTGAAATCCCCAATGGAGGAACCACGGTCACGCAGGCGCTGGCCGGTGAATACGTGACCGAGAGCGGACGCGTGGTGAAGGTCGATGAAAAGCGGGCCGAGGAGATCAAGCTTCGCTACGGCCTTCCCCTTGAGGGCAGCGATGAAGAGACCCACGACCGTATTCCGGCCAGCGAGATCCGGGGCCGGGTCCTGCCTGTCATCGAAAGGCAGGTGGAGGAGATCGAACGGTCCATCGAATCGTTCATGAACTCGTATATCATGACGACGGTGGAGCGGGTGGTGTTCACCGGAGGCGGGGCGGGACTCAAGGGACTGCTGGATCACGTTCACGAGCGGCTGGACCTCACGGTGACCGCTTACAATCCCCTGGCCCAGCTGGAGATTTCCAGCAGGCTGAAACGGGAAGGGGATGCCGAGGATTTCGGCTACAGCATGGTGGCCGCCGCCGGCTGCGCCGCGGACCAGTGCGAACACGTCAACCTGTATCCCGAACACCTGCGCCAGACGCTTTCCAAGCGTGTGCAGGAGATGACCCGGTTCGCTCCCGTGGCCCTGCTCCTCATTTTACTCGCCTCCATCAGTTTGTTCCTGCGTATCGACAACTATGAAAAAGAGCAATTCCTGTCGCTGGAAACGCGTCACTTGAATGAGTTGCGTCAGCGCTTCGTGGCGCTGGACGTGCCGAAACGCAAACTGGAAAACCTGAAAGAGGTGAAGGAACTGTTGCAGGCCCAGCTGGACCAGTTACCCAAAAAGGAAATAACGCCGATCGATCTGCCGCAGGTACTGAACGACATCGCCCGCCGGGTGTCCTGGAACATGGCTTTGGAGCAGGTCACTTTCAGCGAGTACGGTAAGAACGGAAAAGAGACGGAAAACGGCGAAACCGCGGAAATGGAAACGCGGGTGGTGCAGAAGGGCTGGGGTTTCCTGGTGCGGGGCACCATCTTCGGAAACCGCCGGAGGGTACTCCAGTCGCTGGAAGAATTCTTGAAGGAACTCAAGTCGGAGCCCCAGTTTTCGGATGTCAAGCTGCTGGAATCGCAGGTGTCCGACAAGGACAAGTACACGCGCAAGGGGCTTGATTTCACCCTGTTCATAAAAACGGTGTCCTCCGAAAACCCCCTTCCGGAAAAGAAAATATGA
- a CDS encoding LON peptidase substrate-binding domain-containing protein: MTDSHSGDTAPKRISLFPLPTSVFYPKTYLPLHIFEPRYRKMVQNSIDNDQWIGMVLLEPGYEEEYFARPAIKQIGCMGNLEKWFQYDDGRYDIVLNGRSRFRIVSEVGDSLYREAEVEPLACTNDFLLDKAPPQLDELTTLYRKFIEHLPRKNAHKVELDLTNCETLGEAVDRVAYMFDSALDQKQAFLEELDVLKRLDLIKTQINLKLEIVQRSRSFSKVNWDVRMN; encoded by the coding sequence ATGACCGATTCCCATTCCGGCGACACGGCGCCCAAACGCATTTCTCTGTTCCCTCTTCCGACTTCGGTGTTCTATCCAAAAACGTACCTGCCACTCCACATCTTTGAGCCCCGGTACCGCAAAATGGTCCAGAACTCCATCGACAACGACCAGTGGATCGGCATGGTGCTGCTGGAACCTGGATATGAAGAAGAGTATTTTGCCCGGCCGGCCATCAAGCAGATCGGGTGCATGGGCAACCTCGAAAAATGGTTTCAGTACGACGACGGCCGTTACGACATCGTGCTCAATGGCCGCTCTCGTTTCCGAATCGTGAGCGAGGTGGGAGACTCTCTGTACCGAGAGGCCGAAGTGGAGCCGCTGGCCTGCACCAACGATTTTCTCCTCGATAAAGCACCCCCGCAACTGGACGAACTCACCACCCTATACCGGAAATTCATCGAACACCTGCCACGCAAGAACGCACACAAGGTGGAACTGGATCTCACCAACTGCGAAACGTTGGGCGAGGCGGTGGACCGCGTTGCTTACATGTTCGATTCCGCCCTCGACCAGAAGCAGGCCTTCCTCGAAGAACTGGACGTGCTCAAACGTCTCGACCTGATCAAAACCCAGATCAACCTGAAGCTGGAAATCGTGCAACGCTCGCGAAGCTTCTCCAAAGTCAACTGGGACGTCCGCATGAACTGA
- a CDS encoding DUF7305 domain-containing protein, with product MRKLKHRFRSLGNERGIAALVMVLLGATLVTAIALSFLSQTQTKQYGSTLASTGVNAFMTAESGLRYTEKCLLNNDPACPAVTANTDWTLLTVGFTKTFGSGNGQFTITFAPVDSSTVVVTSVGTYRGAQQEVSKTIINTSACKLVPNVITTCGNPNIHAQATVVGNVETGYCPATPLVDPITLPPNPAGCPNLSYPPFLGVGFAAPYQYCSWTQLLGNVIINGPLTVYIAEKMELELFAQITINGDVTIVTGNDITLVDNASITVNGTLTIHTDEKLKLEDQASINVPSGDPARVLVLAGNHVEFHDDSVFVGGVITNNHIKLRNDAVFTGAAIADDGRLDKNTTATHGSTAGVNSPMYNQCLP from the coding sequence ATGCGAAAACTGAAACACAGATTTCGATCTTTGGGCAACGAGCGTGGCATCGCGGCGCTGGTGATGGTGCTTCTGGGCGCCACCCTGGTGACGGCCATCGCGCTCAGTTTCCTTTCGCAGACGCAGACCAAACAGTACGGCTCCACCCTCGCTTCCACCGGGGTCAACGCCTTCATGACAGCGGAGTCCGGACTGCGTTACACGGAAAAATGCCTGCTCAACAACGATCCGGCGTGCCCCGCCGTGACCGCCAACACCGACTGGACTCTTTTGACCGTGGGCTTCACCAAGACCTTCGGTTCGGGAAACGGGCAGTTCACCATCACCTTCGCGCCGGTCGACTCCAGCACCGTGGTGGTTACTTCCGTCGGCACCTACCGCGGGGCCCAGCAGGAAGTGTCGAAGACCATCATAAATACGTCCGCGTGCAAGCTGGTGCCCAACGTCATCACCACCTGCGGAAATCCCAATATCCACGCTCAGGCGACGGTGGTGGGCAACGTGGAGACCGGTTACTGCCCCGCAACCCCTCTGGTGGATCCGATCACGCTTCCTCCCAATCCGGCCGGGTGCCCGAACCTCTCGTATCCCCCGTTTCTGGGGGTGGGGTTTGCGGCTCCCTACCAGTACTGTTCCTGGACCCAGCTCCTGGGCAACGTCATCATCAACGGACCGCTCACGGTGTATATCGCCGAAAAAATGGAACTGGAATTGTTTGCTCAAATCACCATCAATGGCGACGTGACCATCGTAACGGGCAATGATATCACTCTTGTGGATAATGCCTCGATCACCGTGAACGGCACCCTGACCATCCATACGGACGAGAAATTGAAATTGGAGGACCAGGCGTCTATCAATGTTCCCAGCGGCGACCCCGCCCGGGTGCTGGTTCTGGCGGGCAACCACGTTGAATTCCATGATGACAGCGTCTTTGTGGGAGGGGTGATCACCAACAACCATATAAAACTCCGGAATGACGCTGTTTTCACAGGGGCCGCCATTGCGGATGACGGCAGGTTGGATAAAAACACCACTGCCACCCATGGTTCCACAGCGGGTGTGAACTCCCCGATGTACAACCAGTGCCTCCCCTGA
- a CDS encoding prepilin-type N-terminal cleavage/methylation domain-containing protein, producing the protein MNLRHTLHNQRGMTMVEIILVIVILGIMIAVGAQFLFQSAEVDQQHSERVDRVTRAYVAMEIVVRELRIADPASIAIAGNNFSFDKQFGYPQDPATNNINYTYSPGAQTLQRNGGATTTIAENMSAFSITDNGGWYTLSMTLSGPVSGNFTLTSAVRPRTLS; encoded by the coding sequence ATGAACCTTCGACACACTCTTCATAACCAGCGCGGCATGACGATGGTGGAGATCATCCTCGTGATCGTGATCCTCGGCATCATGATCGCCGTGGGCGCGCAGTTCCTGTTTCAATCGGCGGAAGTGGATCAGCAGCATTCGGAACGCGTGGACCGGGTGACGCGGGCCTACGTCGCCATGGAAATCGTGGTGCGGGAGCTGCGCATCGCCGACCCGGCCTCCATCGCCATTGCGGGAAACAACTTCTCCTTCGACAAGCAGTTCGGTTACCCGCAGGACCCTGCGACGAACAACATCAATTACACCTACAGTCCGGGAGCCCAGACGCTGCAACGCAACGGCGGCGCCACCACGACCATTGCGGAAAACATGAGTGCCTTTTCCATCACCGACAACGGCGGCTGGTACACCCTCTCCATGACCTTGAGCGGACCCGTGAGCGGCAACTTCACCCTGACCTCGGCGGTGCGGCCGCGGACTTTGAGCTGA
- a CDS encoding glutaredoxin family protein: protein MIKFYSVYGCGYCTMVQSALEQLDLDYETIMVPAPHHQRQEVKELTGQTFVPVLVDGDVILHDEYEIIRYLKSTYSNNSN from the coding sequence ATGATTAAATTTTATAGTGTTTACGGTTGCGGTTACTGCACCATGGTGCAATCCGCACTCGAGCAGTTGGACCTCGATTACGAAACCATCATGGTCCCCGCGCCGCACCACCAGCGGCAGGAAGTCAAGGAACTGACCGGCCAGACCTTCGTTCCCGTTCTCGTCGATGGCGACGTCATCCTGCATGACGAGTACGAAATCATCCGATACCTGAAATCCACGTACTCCAACAACTCCAACTGA
- a CDS encoding transglutaminase family protein, producing MLFRIEHAIRYIYSDRAYIEPMTIRLRPRSDCWQTLHKHSLDIEPAPKGMTESVDLEGNSSASIWSTGLLDRLSLRAVSEVETTRKNPFDFILTDTQTLSLPVKYGAGYGNALDPYITREYSSDDVHEFANALLKEFGTNTTSFLTSLNQYLHENFNRVLREQGEPLHPSDLLKTREGACRDLTVLFMDICRVLGLATRYTSGYFFGEDDGFDQHELHAWAEVYLPGGGWRGYDPTHGLAVADRHVALASACKPSLTAPTSGMYRGTGVTSSLEYNIQISRIDALETHNADLMED from the coding sequence ATGCTGTTTCGTATCGAGCACGCCATTCGTTATATTTATTCCGACCGCGCGTACATCGAGCCGATGACCATCCGACTGCGTCCGCGTTCCGACTGCTGGCAGACTCTCCACAAACATTCCCTGGATATAGAACCCGCGCCCAAAGGCATGACGGAATCGGTGGACCTGGAAGGAAATTCCTCCGCCTCCATCTGGTCGACGGGCCTTCTGGACCGCCTGTCCCTTCGGGCCGTGTCCGAGGTGGAGACGACGCGGAAGAATCCGTTCGACTTCATCCTCACCGACACCCAGACGCTCAGTCTGCCTGTAAAATACGGAGCCGGTTACGGCAATGCGCTCGACCCCTACATCACGCGCGAGTATTCCAGCGATGACGTACACGAATTTGCAAACGCCCTGCTTAAGGAGTTCGGCACCAACACGACTTCCTTTCTCACCAGCCTCAACCAGTACCTCCATGAAAATTTTAACCGCGTCCTGCGCGAACAGGGTGAGCCGTTGCATCCGTCGGACCTGCTGAAAACGCGCGAAGGCGCCTGCCGGGATTTGACGGTGCTGTTCATGGACATCTGCCGGGTGCTGGGGCTGGCGACTCGTTACACCAGCGGGTACTTTTTCGGCGAGGACGACGGATTCGACCAGCACGAATTGCATGCCTGGGCGGAGGTCTATTTGCCCGGCGGCGGCTGGCGCGGATACGATCCGACGCACGGCCTCGCGGTGGCGGACCGGCATGTGGCGCTGGCTTCCGCCTGCAAGCCCTCCCTCACCGCTCCCACCTCCGGCATGTACCGCGGTACCGGCGTCACTTCCTCTCTCGAATACAACATCCAGATCTCGCGGATCGATGCTCTGGAAACCCACAACGCGGACCTGATGGAAGACTGA
- a CDS encoding type II secretion system protein, whose translation MRRRKTPQSNAIHNEHGFTLLEAIMVIILVGVLGALFLPRLSSDAIPLNSATSMVEADLKFAQELAMARNPAAGSPIGITFSGGSSTYTLTDPVGAFTANRTFPGGVTITSGGTINFNKYGEPQTISSITLTAPDGSNNSITVEAFSGRVIIS comes from the coding sequence ATGAGGCGACGGAAAACACCTCAATCGAACGCTATTCATAACGAGCACGGATTCACCCTGCTGGAAGCGATCATGGTGATCATCCTGGTGGGGGTCCTGGGCGCGCTGTTCCTGCCCCGGCTTTCGTCGGACGCGATTCCCCTGAACAGCGCCACCAGCATGGTGGAGGCGGACCTCAAGTTCGCGCAGGAGCTCGCCATGGCCCGCAACCCGGCGGCGGGCAGTCCTATCGGCATCACCTTTTCCGGCGGCTCCTCCACGTATACGCTGACCGATCCGGTCGGCGCGTTCACCGCCAACCGCACGTTTCCCGGAGGCGTCACCATCACTTCAGGCGGCACCATCAACTTCAACAAGTACGGCGAGCCCCAGACCATCAGCAGCATCACGCTCACCGCGCCCGACGGCTCCAACAACTCCATCACCGTGGAAGCGTTCTCCGGGAGGGTGATCATTTCATGA
- a CDS encoding prepilin-type N-terminal cleavage/methylation domain-containing protein — protein MMYRIYKIRPARLHSEGGFTLMEIIIAILIVGIAVPSIMIAFSSLKGSVIPEYTIEAAELAQLQMEAISEKTRTQIPAAGSYTCAAFQATVTEVQCAVAGFGAYTFAWVVADVDANDPDTSNPGATFAKKVTLTVTRANMTPVSFYALFATD, from the coding sequence ATGATGTATCGAATTTACAAGATCCGGCCGGCAAGACTGCATTCCGAAGGGGGCTTCACCCTCATGGAGATCATCATCGCCATCCTCATCGTGGGCATCGCCGTGCCGTCGATCATGATCGCGTTCTCGTCCCTGAAAGGTTCTGTCATTCCGGAGTACACCATCGAGGCGGCGGAGTTGGCGCAGTTGCAGATGGAGGCGATATCGGAGAAAACGCGCACGCAGATTCCGGCGGCGGGCAGCTACACATGTGCGGCGTTCCAGGCGACCGTCACCGAGGTGCAGTGCGCGGTTGCCGGGTTCGGCGCGTACACGTTTGCCTGGGTGGTGGCGGATGTCGATGCCAACGATCCCGACACCTCCAATCCCGGCGCCACGTTCGCCAAAAAAGTCACGCTCACGGTGACACGCGCCAACATGACGCCCGTTTCCTTTTACGCCCTGTTTGCGACGGACTGA
- a CDS encoding KamA family radical SAM protein, with amino-acid sequence MQSWQRQLSDSVVKVEDLPFVSGDEQYREKLKKVAEIFPIRINSYFLKQVKSEHDPLWKQVVPTVEELDDLLRSEEGLDSDPLNEEKDMPVPELVHRYPDRVLLMLNNQCPIICRFCTRKRKIGFPGIVTRETLRQGIEYIAQHPEIRDVIMSGGDPLLVPDKELERILKALREIPHLEIIRIGTRVPGTLPDRITPELCEILKKYHPLYANLHFNHPDEITPEVEVACNRLADAGLPLGAQTVLLKGVNDTVEVMTELVKKLLRVRVKPYYLYQADMTVGTDHFRTSVEKGLEIIRGLQGHTSGMAVPYFVIDTPGGGGKVRLLPDSIVEFTDKEVVVRNFEGKTFRYPQPLEKQPKRKTPQPEPAAPSSKLCELA; translated from the coding sequence ATGCAATCCTGGCAAAGGCAATTGAGTGACAGCGTCGTCAAGGTGGAGGATCTGCCTTTCGTCTCCGGCGACGAACAGTACCGGGAAAAATTGAAGAAGGTGGCGGAAATCTTCCCCATCCGCATCAATTCCTATTTCCTGAAACAGGTGAAAAGCGAACACGACCCGCTCTGGAAACAGGTGGTGCCCACGGTGGAAGAGCTGGACGATCTGCTGAGGTCGGAAGAAGGGCTGGATTCCGATCCTTTGAACGAGGAAAAGGACATGCCCGTGCCGGAGCTGGTGCACCGCTACCCGGACCGGGTCCTGCTGATGCTCAACAACCAGTGCCCGATCATCTGCCGCTTCTGCACGCGCAAACGCAAGATCGGGTTTCCCGGCATCGTCACCCGCGAAACGCTTCGCCAGGGCATCGAGTACATCGCCCAGCATCCGGAGATCCGCGACGTCATCATGTCCGGTGGCGACCCCCTGCTGGTTCCCGACAAGGAGCTGGAGCGCATTTTAAAAGCCCTGCGTGAAATACCGCATCTGGAAATCATCCGCATCGGCACACGCGTACCGGGTACGTTGCCCGACCGCATCACACCGGAGTTGTGCGAGATTCTGAAAAAGTACCATCCCCTCTACGCGAACCTGCATTTCAATCACCCGGACGAAATCACGCCGGAAGTGGAAGTGGCGTGCAACCGCCTGGCCGATGCGGGCCTGCCGCTCGGCGCGCAGACCGTCCTGCTGAAAGGCGTCAACGACACGGTGGAGGTGATGACGGAACTGGTGAAGAAACTCCTGCGTGTCCGTGTGAAACCGTATTACCTCTACCAGGCCGACATGACCGTCGGCACCGACCACTTCCGCACCTCGGTGGAAAAAGGGCTGGAGATCATCCGCGGCCTGCAGGGCCACACCTCCGGCATGGCGGTGCCTTACTTCGTGATCGACACGCCGGGCGGCGGCGGCAAGGTGCGCCTGCTTCCGGATTCCATCGTCGAGTTCACCGACAAAGAGGTGGTTGTTCGGAATTTCGAAGGCAAGACGTTCCGCTATCCGCAACCGTTGGAAAAACAGCCGAAACGCAAAACCCCGCAACCGGAACCGGCGGCGCCTTCCAGCAAGTTGTGCGAACTCGCCTGA